A region from the Benincasa hispida cultivar B227 chromosome 8, ASM972705v1, whole genome shotgun sequence genome encodes:
- the LOC120083320 gene encoding ethylene-responsive transcription factor CRF6-like: MYGKEEKKMKHLKEGKSSSVRKIRVLFHDPDATDYSSEEDERVNVNQGAKKIVWEIPFPDIHRKPSKESSQKERTDRGKFKTKTEVKESSRSTQRSSSMYKGVRRRKWGKYAAEIRDPFRGRRLWLGTYNTAEEAAVAYQRKKHEFESMQSMENYSSELSGEKFEEKKIRSLVEDTVESAEIMAMFSHPSPSSVLDLCTGSLCSNGLKNVIEEFNVDHTKEHTITEKCMVVLDGVEDMLESIYKEEQSISNILEETPMPMAMPIPPLDDRELDFQVLEDNALICNDFDQLSDDMNYIDNCTLYNIENSLGALDLPPMDIEFDKEFSWFDETLSISCM; encoded by the coding sequence ATGTATGgtaaagaagagaagaaaatgaagcacCTAAAAGAAGGAAAATCCAGTTCTGTTAGGAAAATTCGTGTACTGTTTCACGATCCTGATGCCACCGACTACTCAAGTGAAGAAGATGAACGTGTCAATGTCAATCAAGGGGCTAAGAAGATTGTTTGGGAGATACCGTTTCCCGATATCCACCGAAAACCATCCAAGGAGAGCTCACAGAAAGAAAGGACTGATAGAGGCAAATTCAAAACCAAGACTGAAGTAAAAGAAAGCAGTAGAAGCACACAGAGATCATCATCGATGTATAAAGGCGTTCGACGAAGGAAATGGGGGAAATATGCGGCAGAGATTCGCGATCCTTTTCGCGGTCGAAGATTATGGCTCGGTACTTATAACACTGCAGAAGAAGCTGCTGTTGCTTATCAGAGAAAGAAGCATGAGTTTGAAAGTATGCAATCCATGGAGAATTACAGCAGTGAGCTAAGTGGAGAGAAATTTGAGGAGAAGAAGATCAGATCACTTGTTGAAGACACTGTTGAATCTGCAGAAATTATGGCAATGTTTTCCCATCCTTCACCGTCATCAGTACTTGATCTGTGTACTGGAAGTTTATGCAGCAATGGACTCAAGAATGTAATTGAAGAATTCAATGTGGATCACACCAAGGAACATACAATCACAGAAAAATGTATGGTTGTGCTTGATGGAGTTGAAGACATGCTGGAATCCATCTATAAAGAAGAGCAGTCCATTTCAAACATCTTGGAAGAGACACCGATGCCAATGGCGATGCCAATACCGCCATTAGATGACCGTGAATTGGATTTTCAAGTTCTTGAAGACAATGCACTGATCTGCAACGATTTCGATCAGTTATCTGATGATATGAACTACATAGACAATTGTACTCTATACAACATCGAAAACAGTCTCGGGGCACTCGATCTTcctccgatggacatagaatttgacaaggagttttcttggTTTGACGAGACGTTGAGTATATCATGCATGTAA